One window of Chloracidobacterium sp. genomic DNA carries:
- a CDS encoding PH domain-containing protein encodes MNAEADLAAPLRLSGRLHPWTLAFGLFAVARQMLIPLLYWVFSGFGSFGALLVLVFGVPNLLLVIARYWSFRYRVEADELVIEQGIVRRRERHIPLANIQEIRLEQNLVQRWLGVARADVETSTGGGVEASLAVLATADIARLRQSVFGTRASVAPTATPHAATETPLLALRPRELLIAGLTSNSVFTLFVALGALFRFAEEWLPEAGRRAVWRAVIEVTQALGGRSVLATTLTLTFWIGVLLLSSAALSALLSLARLYDFRLTRHGTSLRRTYGLFTRHVSNLSPARIQVITVEQTLLQRLFGWAALRVDVAGVAYERDEEWQGRGLLAPLVRRDAVENLLPCFLEGCALDASAWRSVSPLAFRRGVVRRSIWLLLATAAAFWWWSWSYGWLPLLSFPALVLVSWLDYRAWGYLAAPDYWFVRRGWANRVIYAVPVRNIQTVVVTQTPFDRRLGLATLILDTAGPTPVVIRNVPVADAEALGGRVARAAESWCVSVADPAHPQSP; translated from the coding sequence ATGAACGCCGAGGCCGACCTCGCTGCGCCGCTGCGCCTGTCCGGGAGACTTCATCCTTGGACATTAGCGTTCGGATTGTTCGCTGTTGCGCGGCAAATGCTGATCCCGCTGCTCTACTGGGTGTTTTCCGGCTTTGGGTCATTCGGCGCGCTGCTGGTGCTGGTTTTTGGTGTGCCGAACCTACTGCTGGTCATCGCTCGGTACTGGAGCTTTCGCTATCGCGTGGAAGCTGATGAACTGGTCATCGAACAGGGTATCGTGCGCCGCCGAGAACGGCATATTCCGCTGGCCAACATTCAGGAAATCCGTCTCGAACAGAACCTTGTTCAGCGTTGGCTGGGTGTGGCGCGGGCTGACGTGGAAACGTCAACCGGGGGCGGAGTGGAAGCCTCGCTCGCCGTGCTTGCGACCGCCGATATTGCGCGACTGCGTCAGAGCGTGTTTGGAACGCGGGCTTCCGTCGCGCCAACTGCCACCCCCCATGCCGCTACGGAAACGCCCCTGCTTGCGCTGCGTCCGCGCGAGTTACTCATCGCTGGACTGACTTCAAACAGTGTTTTTACGCTGTTTGTCGCACTGGGAGCGCTGTTTCGCTTTGCCGAGGAATGGTTGCCGGAAGCGGGTCGTCGGGCGGTCTGGCGGGCGGTCATCGAGGTGACGCAGGCGCTTGGCGGACGGAGCGTATTGGCAACGACACTGACGCTGACGTTTTGGATTGGCGTTTTACTTCTGTCCAGCGCAGCCCTTTCCGCCCTGCTCAGCTTGGCGCGGCTCTATGACTTTCGACTGACGCGGCATGGAACATCGCTCCGGCGCACATACGGGTTGTTCACACGCCACGTCAGCAACCTCTCGCCGGCGCGTATTCAGGTCATCACCGTTGAGCAAACGCTGTTGCAGCGACTGTTCGGCTGGGCGGCGCTACGGGTGGATGTGGCCGGCGTCGCTTATGAACGAGATGAAGAATGGCAAGGCCGGGGGCTGCTGGCGCCGCTGGTTCGCCGCGACGCTGTAGAAAACCTGCTGCCGTGTTTTCTGGAAGGCTGCGCACTGGACGCCTCCGCGTGGCGGTCGGTGTCGCCGCTGGCTTTTCGGCGGGGCGTCGTCCGGCGCTCAATCTGGCTGCTTTTGGCAACCGCCGCAGCGTTTTGGTGGTGGTCGTGGTCATACGGCTGGCTGCCGCTGCTCTCCTTTCCGGCGCTTGTCCTTGTCAGTTGGCTGGACTATCGCGCGTGGGGGTATCTTGCCGCGCCGGACTACTGGTTTGTCCGTCGCGGCTGGGCTAATCGCGTCATCTACGCCGTACCGGTACGGAACATTCAGACGGTGGTCGTCACGCAAACGCCGTTTGATCGGCGGTTGGGACTGGCGACGCTGATACTGGATACGGCGGGGCCGACGCCGGTTGTCATCCGTAATGTCCCTGTCGCTGACGCCGAGGCGTTGGGCGGTCGCGTCGCGCGTGCGGCCGAAAGCTGGTGCGTCAGCGTCGCCGACCCGGCGCATCCCCAATCGCCATAG
- a CDS encoding PH domain-containing protein: protein MSSDATPDAVTLPPPTATPSLPAESPAGPATASATPPVENFRALEPDVVSLWRLNSGIEWAILLSLAFVAITVGGIVFALGVWFWVLLAAWALVAMLAVVQTIWYPPLAYRHFAYRVADRVIEVRRGVWFRESRLVPLSRIQHVDLRQGLFERSYGLATLVFHTAGMHESSTVLPGLSAGTAAALRDQLMAQLHERPAATGAMTV from the coding sequence GTGTCTTCTGACGCCACGCCGGACGCCGTAACTTTGCCGCCGCCCACGGCGACGCCGTCGCTCCCTGCTGAGTCGCCGGCCGGACCGGCGACTGCCTCTGCGACGCCGCCGGTGGAAAACTTCCGCGCGCTCGAACCTGATGTGGTTTCCCTGTGGCGACTGAACAGCGGTATCGAGTGGGCGATTTTGCTGTCGCTGGCCTTCGTCGCCATCACCGTCGGCGGCATCGTTTTCGCATTGGGGGTATGGTTCTGGGTGTTGCTGGCGGCGTGGGCGCTCGTGGCGATGCTGGCGGTTGTTCAAACGATTTGGTATCCGCCGTTGGCGTACCGGCACTTTGCCTACCGCGTAGCCGACCGCGTCATCGAGGTGCGGCGCGGCGTCTGGTTTCGGGAAAGCCGACTCGTTCCGCTGTCGCGCATTCAGCACGTGGATTTGCGGCAGGGACTGTTTGAGCGGTCGTATGGCTTGGCGACGCTGGTCTTTCATACCGCCGGGATGCACGAGTCGAGTACCGTTTTACCGGGTCTTTCGGCGGGGACGGCGGCGGCGCTGCGCGACCAACTCATGGCGCAACTCCACGAACGACCGGCGGCGACCGGAGCGATGACCGTATGA
- a CDS encoding branched-chain amino acid ABC transporter permease, producing the protein METLIQQLINGLALGGIYALIALGYTMVYGVLRLINFAHGDVYMLGTFAGYYTALRFGFSEAEPSFGRAALLLLVAMTVCAVAGLAIERLAYRPVRQASRLTALITAIGVSLFLENMGQIVFGANPKFFPQILPPKQFPIYGAAVVTTPDLTILGASLLLTVGLHQLVHRTSFGRAMRAVAHDLDTAKLMGIDTNRIIALTFALGSALAAAAGVLVALRYPKFDPLIGVTTGLKAFVAAVLGGIGNVTGAVLGGVIIGLAETLATGYLPAALNPYKDAVAFAILVTVLLVRPTGLLGTTAPEKV; encoded by the coding sequence ATGGAAACCTTGATCCAACAACTCATCAACGGACTGGCGCTGGGTGGCATCTACGCCCTGATTGCGCTGGGCTACACGATGGTCTACGGCGTGCTGCGCCTGATTAACTTCGCCCACGGTGACGTGTACATGCTGGGGACATTCGCCGGTTACTACACGGCGCTACGGTTCGGTTTTTCGGAAGCCGAGCCGTCGTTTGGACGGGCGGCGCTGCTCCTGCTGGTCGCCATGACGGTCTGCGCTGTCGCGGGTCTCGCCATCGAGCGGTTGGCGTACCGGCCGGTACGGCAGGCGTCGCGGCTGACGGCGCTGATTACCGCCATCGGCGTCTCGTTGTTTTTGGAAAACATGGGGCAAATCGTCTTCGGGGCGAATCCCAAGTTTTTTCCGCAAATCCTGCCGCCGAAGCAGTTTCCCATCTACGGCGCGGCGGTCGTCACTACCCCCGATCTGACCATTTTGGGCGCGTCGCTTCTGCTGACCGTGGGACTACACCAACTCGTTCACCGAACATCCTTCGGACGCGCCATGCGCGCCGTCGCCCACGATCTCGACACGGCCAAACTGATGGGTATTGATACGAACCGCATCATCGCGCTGACGTTTGCGCTAGGGTCGGCGCTGGCCGCCGCCGCCGGGGTGCTTGTCGCGTTGCGGTATCCCAAATTCGACCCGCTGATCGGCGTTACGACGGGTCTCAAGGCATTTGTCGCCGCCGTGCTGGGCGGCATCGGCAACGTCACCGGGGCGGTATTGGGCGGCGTCATCATCGGTTTGGCCGAAACGCTGGCGACCGGCTATTTGCCGGCGGCGCTCAACCCATACAAGGACGCTGTCGCCTTCGCCATTTTGGTGACAGTGCTGCTGGTTCGTCCAACGGGGCTTCTTGGAACAACTGCGCCGGAAAAGGTCTAG
- the malQ gene encoding 4-alpha-glucanotransferase, which translates to MTTYVWPRACGLLLHPTSLPGPDGVGVLDGSVERFLDFLTAAGQTYWQILPLVPTGYGDSPYAGLSAFAGNPLLISAETLVEMGLIPHERLRTRSAFPTDRVDYGAVIPWKQALLAEAFERFTTGAPTVWRTDFESFCRAEAAWLNDYAQFRALKDAHGGRPWNEWPAALRDRDPTALAVAMRDLGRAAAAHQFQQWLFFRQWERVRAACRKRGVRIIGDAPIFVAYDSADVWANRKLFKLDAEGRPTHVAGVPPDYFSATGQRWGNPLYNWRRMAADGFTWWLARMRHLFRLVDVVRLDHFRGFAACWEIPATAPTAAVGRWVKTPGRKLFAAMKKTFGALPIIAEDLGVITPDVTALRDDFGFPGMRVLQFAFGGDPHNRDLPHNYVTNAVVYTGTHDNDTTVGWYASRPGIGSTREAETIERERAFCQAYLNSDGTEIHWAFIRAAYASVAHTAIVPMQDVLGLGSEGRMNLPASERGNWSWRCPAEAFTTAAATRLRELAWLYGRLPSR; encoded by the coding sequence GTGACGACCTATGTGTGGCCGCGCGCTTGCGGCCTGTTGCTTCACCCGACTTCCCTGCCCGGCCCCGACGGCGTGGGCGTCCTTGACGGCTCTGTTGAACGCTTCCTCGATTTCCTCACAGCGGCAGGGCAAACCTACTGGCAGATTCTTCCGTTGGTTCCAACCGGCTACGGCGACTCGCCGTACGCCGGGCTGTCGGCCTTCGCCGGCAATCCACTGCTGATTTCCGCCGAAACACTGGTCGAGATGGGACTCATCCCCCACGAGCGGCTGCGCACCCGTTCTGCGTTTCCTACCGACCGAGTGGACTATGGCGCGGTCATCCCGTGGAAGCAGGCGCTGCTTGCCGAAGCGTTTGAACGGTTCACTACCGGCGCTCCGACCGTTTGGCGGACGGATTTCGAGAGCTTCTGTCGGGCTGAAGCCGCTTGGCTGAACGACTACGCTCAGTTTCGCGCCCTCAAAGACGCCCACGGCGGTCGTCCTTGGAATGAGTGGCCTGCCGCACTGCGCGACCGTGACCCCACTGCCCTCGCTGTCGCCATGCGTGACCTCGGCAGAGCCGCCGCCGCCCACCAGTTTCAGCAGTGGCTTTTTTTTAGACAGTGGGAGCGAGTCCGCGCAGCTTGCCGGAAGCGCGGCGTCCGCATCATCGGCGACGCCCCGATCTTTGTCGCCTACGACTCGGCGGATGTCTGGGCCAATCGGAAACTGTTCAAACTCGACGCCGAAGGCCGTCCGACGCACGTCGCCGGCGTCCCGCCGGACTACTTCAGCGCCACCGGACAACGCTGGGGCAATCCGCTCTACAACTGGCGGCGAATGGCGGCGGACGGCTTTACTTGGTGGCTGGCTCGCATGCGTCACCTGTTCCGGCTGGTGGATGTCGTCCGCCTCGACCACTTTCGCGGCTTCGCGGCCTGTTGGGAAATTCCAGCTACAGCGCCAACCGCCGCCGTCGGCCGGTGGGTCAAAACGCCGGGCCGCAAACTGTTCGCAGCGATGAAAAAAACCTTCGGTGCATTGCCGATCATCGCTGAGGATTTGGGCGTGATTACGCCCGATGTGACGGCGCTGCGCGACGACTTCGGCTTTCCCGGCATGCGCGTTCTGCAGTTCGCCTTCGGCGGCGACCCCCACAACCGCGATCTGCCGCACAACTATGTTACGAACGCCGTGGTTTATACTGGCACGCACGACAACGATACGACTGTTGGCTGGTACGCCAGTCGTCCCGGCATCGGCTCGACTCGCGAAGCGGAAACCATTGAGCGTGAACGCGCTTTCTGCCAGGCATACCTCAACAGCGACGGTACGGAAATCCACTGGGCCTTCATTCGGGCGGCTTACGCGAGCGTAGCGCACACAGCGATTGTCCCAATGCAGGACGTGCTGGGCTTGGGGAGCGAGGGTCGCATGAACCTGCCCGCCAGCGAGCGCGGCAACTGGTCGTGGCGCTGTCCAGCGGAAGCTTTCACGACCGCCGCCGCAACGCGCCTGCGCGAACTAGCCTGGCTGTACGGCCGGTTGCCCAGCCGGTGA
- a CDS encoding HNH endonuclease: protein MGVVSVRVFRASLSNPYAHVCLSPARGRAKGNARRAGKKESASLIIAQRKVLLLNASYEPLGLVSLPRALRMVWQRTAEVLEKDGDRVLRTVRFTFACPSVVRLHEYINVRKRRRSSGGLRTKILIRDRYRCQYCNKRGTAADLTLDHIVPRSRGGQSVPENLCACCHECNQRKGDRTPDEARMPLLSNPAALWHDLDLTALHHAAASRPEWRKYLYLDAADAAAA from the coding sequence ATGGGGGTTGTCAGTGTGCGGGTGTTTCGCGCATCATTGAGCAACCCCTACGCCCACGTGTGTTTATCTCCGGCTAGAGGTCGCGCCAAAGGTAATGCACGACGGGCTGGAAAGAAGGAGAGTGCGAGCTTGATCATTGCGCAACGGAAGGTCCTCCTGCTCAACGCCTCATATGAACCGCTGGGCTTGGTCTCGTTGCCGCGCGCTTTGCGGATGGTCTGGCAGCGAACGGCCGAAGTCCTCGAAAAAGACGGCGACCGGGTGTTGCGAACCGTACGCTTCACGTTCGCCTGTCCCTCAGTAGTGCGGTTGCACGAGTACATCAACGTCCGTAAACGGCGGCGCTCATCCGGCGGTCTGCGAACGAAGATTCTGATCCGCGACCGGTATCGCTGCCAATACTGCAACAAGCGTGGGACGGCAGCCGACCTGACGCTCGATCACATTGTACCTCGCTCACGCGGCGGGCAGTCGGTTCCCGAAAACCTCTGCGCCTGCTGCCATGAGTGCAACCAACGCAAAGGCGACCGGACGCCGGACGAGGCCCGGATGCCGTTGCTGTCCAATCCGGCAGCTCTGTGGCACGACCTTGACCTGACGGCGTTGCATCATGCCGCCGCGTCGCGGCCTGAGTGGCGGAAGTACCTTTACCTTGATGCAGCGGATGCGGCTGCGGCCTGA
- a CDS encoding YdiU family protein produces the protein MLRTLETLAFENTYVTLPEDYYSRVAPEPLRNARLVAFNAEAGALLDLDPAEAARPDFVAYFNGEKRLPNSDPIATLYAGHQFGVYVPQLGDGRAILLGEVRNARGEKWDVQLKGSGRTPYSRMGDGRAVLRSTIREYLCSEAMHALGIPTTRALCIIGSDEPVYRETIERGALLVRLAPTHVRFGSFEVFFYRRRPADVARLADYVIEQFFPALRELEAPERFAAFLQEVTARTARLVAQWQAVGFAHGVLNTDNMSILGLTLDYGPFGFLDDYDPQFICNHSDVTGRYAFDRQPGIALWNLRCLAQAFVTLVPRERLAAILDGFRDLFFDEYERLMFAKLGLNDRRPEDAELLADWLELLARDRADYTVAFRRLAEVVPEDPTHPANARLQDAFTDREAVAAWLARYGARVAQDGLPTAERHRRMRSVNPKYVLRNYLAQIAIERAQEGDFTEIERLLDVLRRPYDDQPAQARYAEPPPAWGKRLEISCSS, from the coding sequence TTGTTACGCACGCTGGAGACGCTGGCTTTTGAGAACACCTACGTCACGCTGCCGGAAGACTACTACAGCCGCGTCGCGCCGGAGCCGCTGCGCAATGCGCGACTGGTCGCCTTCAACGCCGAAGCCGGCGCGTTGCTGGACCTCGACCCAGCCGAGGCGGCGCGGCCTGATTTCGTCGCCTACTTCAACGGCGAGAAGCGGCTGCCAAACAGTGACCCGATTGCCACACTTTACGCCGGTCATCAGTTCGGCGTCTATGTCCCGCAGCTTGGCGACGGACGTGCGATCTTGTTAGGCGAGGTGCGCAACGCGCGCGGCGAAAAGTGGGACGTACAACTCAAGGGGAGCGGCCGCACGCCCTATTCGCGCATGGGTGACGGCCGCGCCGTGCTGCGTTCGACGATTCGGGAGTATCTCTGCAGCGAAGCCATGCATGCGCTTGGGATTCCGACGACGCGCGCGCTGTGCATCATCGGGAGCGATGAGCCGGTCTATCGGGAGACCATTGAGCGCGGCGCGTTGTTGGTGCGGCTAGCGCCGACGCATGTTCGGTTCGGTTCATTTGAGGTGTTTTTTTACCGGCGGCGTCCGGCGGATGTGGCGCGGCTGGCGGATTACGTCATCGAACAGTTCTTCCCTGCGCTGCGCGAACTGGAAGCGCCGGAGCGGTTCGCCGCGTTTTTGCAGGAAGTGACGGCGCGGACAGCGCGGCTTGTCGCGCAGTGGCAAGCCGTCGGGTTTGCCCATGGGGTGCTCAATACCGACAACATGTCCATTCTGGGGCTGACGCTCGATTATGGCCCGTTCGGCTTTCTGGACGACTACGACCCGCAGTTCATTTGCAATCACTCGGATGTGACGGGGCGGTACGCTTTTGACCGGCAGCCGGGGATTGCGCTGTGGAACCTACGCTGTCTGGCGCAGGCGTTTGTGACGCTTGTCCCACGCGAGCGATTGGCGGCGATTCTTGACGGCTTCCGCGACCTGTTCTTTGACGAGTATGAGCGTTTGATGTTCGCCAAGCTTGGGTTGAACGACCGACGGCCGGAGGACGCCGAGTTGTTGGCGGACTGGCTGGAGCTTCTAGCGCGCGACCGCGCTGACTACACGGTGGCCTTCCGTCGGTTGGCGGAGGTTGTACCGGAAGACCCGACGCATCCGGCGAATGCACGGTTGCAGGACGCTTTCACAGACCGGGAGGCGGTCGCCGCGTGGTTGGCGCGGTACGGCGCGCGGGTGGCGCAGGACGGGCTTCCGACGGCGGAGCGTCACCGGCGGATGCGGAGCGTTAACCCGAAGTATGTTTTGCGCAACTATTTGGCGCAAATCGCAATTGAACGGGCGCAGGAGGGGGATTTCACGGAAATCGAGCGTCTTCTGGATGTGTTGCGTCGGCCCTACGATGACCAGCCTGCGCAGGCGCGGTACGCCGAGCCGCCGCCCGCGTGGGGCAAGCGCCTTGAGATTAGCTGCTCTTCGTGA
- the raiA gene encoding ribosome-associated translation inhibitor RaiA, translating to MNLDFTVRNFTLTPAIKKFAREQTRKVAKLLDDRDHIRLHLTMAIEKHRNLAELVLTIGEQVLTGKATTDDMYQSIAQATEKLARQVGKLKEKTETKRKTRASVKTVTAAAEAARAEAEGEVDVPKKPRIIPTRRYTVKPMTPDDAVACLSPKDQFVVFRNVETDRVGVLYRRPDGNFGLIES from the coding sequence ATGAATCTTGACTTTACTGTACGGAACTTCACCCTTACGCCCGCCATCAAGAAGTTTGCGCGCGAGCAAACCAGGAAGGTCGCCAAACTCCTCGATGACCGCGACCACATTCGCCTGCACCTGACGATGGCCATCGAGAAGCACCGTAATCTGGCGGAGCTGGTGCTGACAATCGGCGAACAAGTGCTGACGGGCAAGGCGACGACGGACGACATGTATCAGTCCATTGCGCAGGCGACGGAAAAGCTAGCCCGCCAGGTCGGCAAGCTCAAGGAAAAGACAGAAACGAAACGGAAAACGCGCGCCAGCGTCAAAACCGTCACGGCGGCGGCTGAGGCGGCGCGCGCTGAAGCAGAAGGCGAAGTGGATGTTCCGAAGAAGCCGCGTATCATTCCGACGCGCCGCTACACTGTCAAACCGATGACGCCCGACGACGCCGTCGCCTGCCTCTCACCTAAGGATCAGTTCGTTGTGTTTCGTAACGTGGAAACAGACCGCGTTGGCGTGTTGTACCGCCGGCCGGACGGCAACTTCGGCCTGATTGAGTCGTAG
- a CDS encoding undecaprenyl/decaprenyl-phosphate alpha-N-acetylglucosaminyl 1-phosphate transferase, whose product MLTYAAVFLTALAAAFILTPLIRNAARRWEPLIDTPSAARHIHTVPIPRVGGVAIFVAFLLGVASAFFLERGKQLEEAASLSFRFLLPCVAMFTLGLVDDIRRLRAGVKFVVEVAVAVWFHFSVQGITTLPNPLTGGVIELGMWGLPITVLWLVGISNAFNLIDGVDGLSAGAALFSTLTLAYVAAANDNIPLAIFLCALAGGTAGFLKYNFNPATVFMGDCGSLFIGFTLAGLALLHAQKSATIVTVAIPLLAFGLPIMETALSIGRRFLAGKPIFEADRRHMHHQLLARGYSHRTTTILLYGLCAFFALVSLLAYNSPNRLLGLILLTLGIVVWIAVQHLGYHEFGEIGRVIQRSLNQRSIIAHNIRLHDLAESLMRSESFEAFYTHLADCFDATDFARVDLHLPLEYVWHVQEHDKFRFARRGNLMIATWSVKHPSDGDALGQLTVPLKFEDGRSGRLELYRALDQPLLFDVNLLFGKLRTAIEQTIIRLAADTPEPIRLREELSDSGSILLPKTTLS is encoded by the coding sequence ATGCTAACCTACGCCGCAGTGTTTCTGACGGCTCTGGCGGCGGCGTTCATCCTGACGCCGCTCATTCGGAACGCAGCGCGGCGCTGGGAACCACTCATTGATACCCCGTCCGCCGCCCGGCACATCCATACCGTCCCCATCCCGCGTGTTGGGGGCGTCGCTATCTTCGTCGCCTTCTTGCTTGGCGTTGCGTCCGCATTTTTCCTTGAGCGCGGAAAACAACTGGAAGAAGCTGCCTCACTCTCCTTCAGGTTTCTCCTGCCCTGTGTCGCCATGTTCACCCTCGGTCTCGTGGACGACATTCGTCGGCTGCGAGCCGGGGTGAAGTTCGTCGTCGAAGTTGCCGTCGCCGTCTGGTTTCATTTCTCCGTCCAAGGCATTACGACGCTGCCGAATCCTCTGACAGGCGGCGTTATCGAGTTGGGGATGTGGGGCCTACCCATCACTGTCCTCTGGTTGGTCGGCATCAGCAACGCCTTCAACCTCATTGACGGCGTGGATGGGCTGTCGGCCGGCGCGGCGCTCTTCTCGACGCTGACGCTCGCTTATGTCGCCGCCGCCAACGACAACATCCCGCTTGCTATCTTTCTCTGCGCGCTGGCCGGCGGGACGGCCGGCTTTCTCAAATACAACTTCAACCCGGCGACGGTTTTTATGGGTGACTGCGGCAGCCTCTTCATCGGCTTCACGCTTGCCGGACTGGCGCTCCTGCACGCCCAAAAGTCGGCGACGATTGTCACCGTCGCCATCCCCCTATTGGCCTTTGGGCTGCCAATCATGGAAACCGCTCTCTCCATCGGACGGCGCTTCCTTGCTGGCAAGCCGATCTTTGAAGCCGACCGCCGGCACATGCATCACCAACTCTTGGCGCGCGGCTACTCCCATCGCACGACGACCATTCTGCTTTATGGCCTGTGCGCTTTTTTCGCGCTTGTTAGTCTCCTAGCCTACAACTCCCCAAATCGCCTACTGGGGTTGATCTTGCTGACGCTGGGGATTGTCGTCTGGATCGCCGTCCAACATCTGGGCTATCACGAGTTTGGAGAAATTGGGCGCGTCATTCAGCGGTCACTCAACCAACGCAGCATCATCGCCCACAACATCCGGCTCCACGACCTCGCCGAGTCGCTAATGCGCTCGGAAAGCTTTGAAGCGTTCTACACGCACCTTGCCGACTGCTTTGACGCCACGGACTTTGCGCGCGTAGACCTTCATCTGCCGCTCGAATACGTCTGGCATGTCCAAGAGCATGATAAGTTCCGTTTCGCCCGGCGCGGCAACCTGATGATCGCCACATGGTCGGTAAAGCATCCGTCCGACGGCGACGCCCTTGGACAACTCACCGTGCCGCTCAAGTTTGAAGACGGTCGCAGCGGTCGCCTTGAACTTTACCGCGCCCTCGACCAGCCTTTGCTCTTTGATGTCAACTTGCTCTTCGGTAAGCTGCGAACCGCCATTGAGCAAACAATCATTCGCTTGGCGGCCGATACCCCTGAACCCATTCGCCTCCGCGAAGAGCTTTCCGACTCCGGCAGCATTTTGCTCCCCAAAACAACGCTTTCGTGA
- the kdsB gene encoding 3-deoxy-manno-octulosonate cytidylyltransferase yields MNAAASSVVAVIPARYNAVRLPGKPLIDLCGKPMIQRVYARVRQTPGIARVIVATDDRQIATVVEGFGGEAWMTRADHASGTDRVAEVAAAIDADIIINVQGDEPLIAPETITAAVAPLQADTALLMATTCERLNPADAANPNVVKVVCDAQHHALYFSRALIPYPRQPAQAQTLWRKHTGLYVYRRETLLWLTRLPPAPLELAEGLEQLRALTHGVRIRVVETAYSSIGVDTPADAERVRQRLESLGED; encoded by the coding sequence TTGAACGCGGCTGCATCATCCGTCGTCGCCGTCATTCCAGCCCGCTATAACGCCGTCCGCCTGCCGGGTAAGCCGCTGATTGACCTGTGCGGAAAACCGATGATTCAGCGTGTTTACGCGCGCGTTCGGCAAACACCGGGCATTGCGCGGGTGATTGTCGCTACGGACGACCGGCAAATCGCCACCGTTGTCGAGGGGTTTGGCGGAGAAGCGTGGATGACGCGCGCCGACCACGCCAGCGGGACGGATCGAGTAGCCGAGGTCGCCGCAGCGATTGACGCCGACATCATCATCAATGTGCAAGGCGATGAGCCGCTCATCGCGCCGGAAACCATCACCGCCGCTGTCGCGCCGTTACAGGCGGACACGGCGCTTCTGATGGCGACCACCTGCGAGCGACTCAATCCCGCCGACGCCGCCAACCCCAACGTCGTCAAAGTCGTGTGCGACGCTCAACACCATGCGCTGTATTTCTCGCGCGCGCTGATTCCCTACCCGCGTCAGCCGGCGCAGGCGCAGACGCTCTGGCGGAAGCATACCGGGCTGTACGTGTATCGCCGTGAGACGTTGCTGTGGCTGACCAGGCTTCCCCCGGCGCCGCTTGAGTTGGCTGAAGGACTTGAACAACTCCGGGCGCTCACGCACGGCGTACGCATTCGCGTCGTGGAAACTGCCTATTCTTCTATTGGCGTGGATACACCGGCGGACGCCGAGCGCGTCCGCCAGCGGTTGGAAAGCCTTGGGGAAGACTAA
- a CDS encoding class A beta-lactamase-related serine hydrolase, whose amino-acid sequence MVRCLFSRHSGRVGLGVLFCCLWFIGGDAQPSVAAQSAEPVAAAKERPARRTAEMNRRIQRRLASFKGKVFCFAKNLDTGETFGLAPDAKVRTASTIKVPIMVEIFAQVAEGKLSWDEKLTVVRRHEYEDGGVLFELTPGTQITVRDAMRLMIVVSDNIATNILLDRITTDAVNARLEKMGFTHIRSLRKIGGGGESAFRESNPEENKKYGIGVATSREMVRLLEALERGLVVSPEASREMLAVMKRQQFRDGIGRRLRGVEIANKPGALDHLRSDIGIVYTKHGRVAMAITIEDIPVVDYCSEAEGHLLIADIVDILLDGLATPPRPMARR is encoded by the coding sequence ATGGTGCGATGTTTGTTTTCCCGTCACTCTGGGCGGGTTGGCCTCGGCGTCCTTTTCTGCTGCCTGTGGTTCATTGGCGGCGACGCCCAGCCAAGCGTCGCCGCCCAGTCCGCTGAACCAGTTGCAGCAGCGAAGGAGCGCCCGGCGCGACGGACGGCTGAGATGAACCGGCGCATCCAACGGCGGTTGGCGTCTTTCAAGGGCAAGGTGTTCTGTTTTGCGAAAAACCTCGATACGGGTGAAACCTTCGGTCTTGCTCCTGACGCGAAGGTGCGGACGGCCAGCACCATCAAGGTTCCGATCATGGTCGAAATCTTTGCGCAAGTCGCCGAAGGCAAGCTGAGTTGGGATGAGAAACTTACCGTCGTCCGTCGGCATGAATACGAGGACGGCGGTGTTCTGTTTGAGCTGACGCCGGGAACGCAAATCACCGTCCGCGACGCCATGCGGCTAATGATTGTCGTCAGCGACAACATCGCCACGAACATCCTGCTGGACCGCATCACGACGGATGCGGTTAACGCGCGGCTGGAAAAGATGGGTTTTACCCACATCCGTTCTCTCCGCAAGATTGGCGGCGGCGGCGAAAGCGCTTTTCGCGAAAGCAACCCTGAAGAAAACAAAAAGTACGGCATCGGCGTTGCCACTTCGCGTGAGATGGTCAGATTGCTGGAAGCCCTTGAACGCGGCCTAGTGGTCAGCCCGGAAGCTTCGCGGGAAATGCTGGCGGTGATGAAACGGCAGCAGTTTCGGGACGGCATCGGGCGCCGGCTGCGCGGCGTTGAGATCGCCAACAAACCCGGCGCGCTCGACCATTTGCGCAGCGACATCGGCATCGTCTATACGAAGCACGGCCGCGTGGCGATGGCGATTACCATCGAAGACATTCCAGTGGTGGATTACTGTAGTGAGGCCGAAGGCCATCTGCTCATCGCCGACATTGTGGACATTCTCTTGGACGGACTGGCGACGCCGCCGCGTCCCATGGCACGGCGGTAG